In the Juglans microcarpa x Juglans regia isolate MS1-56 chromosome 6D, Jm3101_v1.0, whole genome shotgun sequence genome, one interval contains:
- the LOC121234724 gene encoding uncharacterized protein LOC121234724 isoform X2: MAGSAFDAHRAEPSQQLAATAPLDMQRANSSWQHVRALNTQFASWVQAQMKNHPDELWEDGVRDYLTHASNIMEKFSDVVNWLKANAAKGGSLSRSEAQAVENKVVFESNNSGMKLSHEKTGFNPSGTTTNVATSWGSGVFSSSQTSGFPAVSTTSLSFGAFPKNEAPGSTPAGTNTTFSNTLSSKVFSNSQTTGSNPAGTPTTFSNLSSGVFSNSQTPGFTPAGTTANFANSWSSGVFSNIQKPVLFGGNQSSVTVAQSSVPTNCDASDDADGENELEQPSSPSVKKSEEKGIVVVHEVKCKLYVKSSDPADKDAWKDKGMGQLSIKCKEGVDKGTKESKPTIIVRNEVGRLLLNALLYPGIKTNLQKNSIVAIFHTSGDSDGNNGGNNNNVVARTFLIKTKTAEDRNKLATAIQEFAPAS, translated from the exons ATGGCAGGATCTGCCTTTGATGCTCACAGGGCAGAACCATCTCAGCAGTTGGCAGCAACTGCTCCATTGGACATGCAACGGGCGAACTCATCTTGGCAGCATGTGAGAGCTCTCAATACCCAATTTGCAAG TTGGGTGCAAGCACAAATGAAGAACCACCCTGATGAACTTTGGGAAGATGGTGTCCGGGACTATCTAACCCATGCTTCAAACATCATG GAGAAGTTCAGTGATGTTGTCAACTGGCTCAAAGCAAATGCAGCAAAGGGAGGTAGCTTGTCTAGGTCGGAAGCTCAAGCTGTTGAAAATAAAGTGGTGTTTGAAAGCAATAATAGTGGGATGAAGTTATCTCACGAGAAAACCGGGTTTAATCCATCAGGCACCACTACAAACGTTGCAACATCATGGGGTTCTGGAGTATTCTCCAGTAGTCAAACCTCTGGGTTTCCTGCAGTGAGCACAACTTCATTGAGCTTCGGAGCATTTCCAAAGAATGAAGCCCCTGGATCTACTCCGGCAGGGACAAACACAACCTTTTCAAACACATTGAGCTCTAAAGTGTTTTCAAATAGTCAAACCACTGGATCTAATCCAGCAGGCACACccacaaccttttcaaatttgagTTCTGGAGTATTTTCAAACAGTCAGACCCCTGGATTTACTCCAGCTGGCACAACTGCAAACTTTGCAAATTCATGGAGCTCTGGAGTGTTTTCAAACATTCAAAAGCCTGTCTTGTTTGgtg GGAATCAAAGTTCGGTCACTGTTGCTCAAAGTTCAGTTCCCACAAACTGTGATGCTTCAGATGATGCAGATGGTG AAAATGAGTTGGAGCAGCCTAGCAGCCCATCTGTTAAAAAGTCAGAAGAGAAGGGCATAGTTGTAGTTCATGAAGTCAAGTGCAAGCTTTATGTGAAg TCAAGTGATCCAGCAGATAAAGATGCATGGAAAGATAAAGGCATGGGACAGCTTTCCATTAAATGCAAAGAGGGTGTTGACAAGGGTACTAAAGAATCCAAACCAACGATTATTGTGAGAAATGAG GTTGGGAGACTGCTGCTTAATGCATTGCTATATCCTGGCATCAAGACAAATTTGCAGAAGAACTCCATTGTTGCAATATTCCATACTTCG GGTGATAGTGATGGAAATAATGGTGGCAATAACAATAATGTTGTGGCACGTACCTTCTTAATTAAGACAAAAACAGCTGAGGATCGAAATAAACTGGCTACGGCCATTCAAGAATTTGCACCAGCATCTTGA
- the LOC121234724 gene encoding uncharacterized protein LOC121234724 isoform X3, whose amino-acid sequence MRRPAEPSQQLAATAPLDMQRANSSWQHVRALNTQFASWVQAQMKNHPDELWEDGVRDYLTHASNIMEKFSDVVNWLKANAAKGGSLSRSEAQAVENKVVFESNNSGMKLSHEKTGFNPSGTTTNVATSWGSGVFSSSQTSGFPAVSTTSLSFGAFPKNEAPGSTPAGTNTTFSNTLSSKVFSNSQTTGSNPAGTPTTFSNLSSGVFSNSQTPGFTPAGTTANFANSWSSGVFSNIQKPVLFGGNQSSVTVAQSSVPTNCDASDDADGENELEQPSSPSVKKSEEKGIVVVHEVKCKLYVKSSDPADKDAWKDKGMGQLSIKCKEGVDKGTKESKPTIIVRNEVGRLLLNALLYPGIKTNLQKNSIVAIFHTSGDSDGNNGGNNNNVVARTFLIKTKTAEDRNKLATAIQEFAPAS is encoded by the exons ATGAGACGGCC GGCAGAACCATCTCAGCAGTTGGCAGCAACTGCTCCATTGGACATGCAACGGGCGAACTCATCTTGGCAGCATGTGAGAGCTCTCAATACCCAATTTGCAAG TTGGGTGCAAGCACAAATGAAGAACCACCCTGATGAACTTTGGGAAGATGGTGTCCGGGACTATCTAACCCATGCTTCAAACATCATG GAGAAGTTCAGTGATGTTGTCAACTGGCTCAAAGCAAATGCAGCAAAGGGAGGTAGCTTGTCTAGGTCGGAAGCTCAAGCTGTTGAAAATAAAGTGGTGTTTGAAAGCAATAATAGTGGGATGAAGTTATCTCACGAGAAAACCGGGTTTAATCCATCAGGCACCACTACAAACGTTGCAACATCATGGGGTTCTGGAGTATTCTCCAGTAGTCAAACCTCTGGGTTTCCTGCAGTGAGCACAACTTCATTGAGCTTCGGAGCATTTCCAAAGAATGAAGCCCCTGGATCTACTCCGGCAGGGACAAACACAACCTTTTCAAACACATTGAGCTCTAAAGTGTTTTCAAATAGTCAAACCACTGGATCTAATCCAGCAGGCACACccacaaccttttcaaatttgagTTCTGGAGTATTTTCAAACAGTCAGACCCCTGGATTTACTCCAGCTGGCACAACTGCAAACTTTGCAAATTCATGGAGCTCTGGAGTGTTTTCAAACATTCAAAAGCCTGTCTTGTTTGgtg GGAATCAAAGTTCGGTCACTGTTGCTCAAAGTTCAGTTCCCACAAACTGTGATGCTTCAGATGATGCAGATGGTG AAAATGAGTTGGAGCAGCCTAGCAGCCCATCTGTTAAAAAGTCAGAAGAGAAGGGCATAGTTGTAGTTCATGAAGTCAAGTGCAAGCTTTATGTGAAg TCAAGTGATCCAGCAGATAAAGATGCATGGAAAGATAAAGGCATGGGACAGCTTTCCATTAAATGCAAAGAGGGTGTTGACAAGGGTACTAAAGAATCCAAACCAACGATTATTGTGAGAAATGAG GTTGGGAGACTGCTGCTTAATGCATTGCTATATCCTGGCATCAAGACAAATTTGCAGAAGAACTCCATTGTTGCAATATTCCATACTTCG GGTGATAGTGATGGAAATAATGGTGGCAATAACAATAATGTTGTGGCACGTACCTTCTTAATTAAGACAAAAACAGCTGAGGATCGAAATAAACTGGCTACGGCCATTCAAGAATTTGCACCAGCATCTTGA
- the LOC121234724 gene encoding uncharacterized protein LOC121234724 isoform X1 encodes MKGTKRFGVSESNPDTNETAFRNKRVMAGSAFDAHRAEPSQQLAATAPLDMQRANSSWQHVRALNTQFASWVQAQMKNHPDELWEDGVRDYLTHASNIMEKFSDVVNWLKANAAKGGSLSRSEAQAVENKVVFESNNSGMKLSHEKTGFNPSGTTTNVATSWGSGVFSSSQTSGFPAVSTTSLSFGAFPKNEAPGSTPAGTNTTFSNTLSSKVFSNSQTTGSNPAGTPTTFSNLSSGVFSNSQTPGFTPAGTTANFANSWSSGVFSNIQKPVLFGGNQSSVTVAQSSVPTNCDASDDADGENELEQPSSPSVKKSEEKGIVVVHEVKCKLYVKSSDPADKDAWKDKGMGQLSIKCKEGVDKGTKESKPTIIVRNEVGRLLLNALLYPGIKTNLQKNSIVAIFHTSGDSDGNNGGNNNNVVARTFLIKTKTAEDRNKLATAIQEFAPAS; translated from the exons ATGAAAGGAACGAAACGTTTCGGTGTATCCGAATCGAACCCCGACACCAATGAGACGGCC TTTCGGAATAAAAGAGTAATGGCAGGATCTGCCTTTGATGCTCACAGGGCAGAACCATCTCAGCAGTTGGCAGCAACTGCTCCATTGGACATGCAACGGGCGAACTCATCTTGGCAGCATGTGAGAGCTCTCAATACCCAATTTGCAAG TTGGGTGCAAGCACAAATGAAGAACCACCCTGATGAACTTTGGGAAGATGGTGTCCGGGACTATCTAACCCATGCTTCAAACATCATG GAGAAGTTCAGTGATGTTGTCAACTGGCTCAAAGCAAATGCAGCAAAGGGAGGTAGCTTGTCTAGGTCGGAAGCTCAAGCTGTTGAAAATAAAGTGGTGTTTGAAAGCAATAATAGTGGGATGAAGTTATCTCACGAGAAAACCGGGTTTAATCCATCAGGCACCACTACAAACGTTGCAACATCATGGGGTTCTGGAGTATTCTCCAGTAGTCAAACCTCTGGGTTTCCTGCAGTGAGCACAACTTCATTGAGCTTCGGAGCATTTCCAAAGAATGAAGCCCCTGGATCTACTCCGGCAGGGACAAACACAACCTTTTCAAACACATTGAGCTCTAAAGTGTTTTCAAATAGTCAAACCACTGGATCTAATCCAGCAGGCACACccacaaccttttcaaatttgagTTCTGGAGTATTTTCAAACAGTCAGACCCCTGGATTTACTCCAGCTGGCACAACTGCAAACTTTGCAAATTCATGGAGCTCTGGAGTGTTTTCAAACATTCAAAAGCCTGTCTTGTTTGgtg GGAATCAAAGTTCGGTCACTGTTGCTCAAAGTTCAGTTCCCACAAACTGTGATGCTTCAGATGATGCAGATGGTG AAAATGAGTTGGAGCAGCCTAGCAGCCCATCTGTTAAAAAGTCAGAAGAGAAGGGCATAGTTGTAGTTCATGAAGTCAAGTGCAAGCTTTATGTGAAg TCAAGTGATCCAGCAGATAAAGATGCATGGAAAGATAAAGGCATGGGACAGCTTTCCATTAAATGCAAAGAGGGTGTTGACAAGGGTACTAAAGAATCCAAACCAACGATTATTGTGAGAAATGAG GTTGGGAGACTGCTGCTTAATGCATTGCTATATCCTGGCATCAAGACAAATTTGCAGAAGAACTCCATTGTTGCAATATTCCATACTTCG GGTGATAGTGATGGAAATAATGGTGGCAATAACAATAATGTTGTGGCACGTACCTTCTTAATTAAGACAAAAACAGCTGAGGATCGAAATAAACTGGCTACGGCCATTCAAGAATTTGCACCAGCATCTTGA
- the LOC121234724 gene encoding nucleoporin NUP116/NSP116-like isoform X4, with translation MQRANSSWQHVRALNTQFASWVQAQMKNHPDELWEDGVRDYLTHASNIMEKFSDVVNWLKANAAKGGSLSRSEAQAVENKVVFESNNSGMKLSHEKTGFNPSGTTTNVATSWGSGVFSSSQTSGFPAVSTTSLSFGAFPKNEAPGSTPAGTNTTFSNTLSSKVFSNSQTTGSNPAGTPTTFSNLSSGVFSNSQTPGFTPAGTTANFANSWSSGVFSNIQKPVLFGGNQSSVTVAQSSVPTNCDASDDADGENELEQPSSPSVKKSEEKGIVVVHEVKCKLYVKSSDPADKDAWKDKGMGQLSIKCKEGVDKGTKESKPTIIVRNEVGRLLLNALLYPGIKTNLQKNSIVAIFHTSGDSDGNNGGNNNNVVARTFLIKTKTAEDRNKLATAIQEFAPAS, from the exons ATGCAACGGGCGAACTCATCTTGGCAGCATGTGAGAGCTCTCAATACCCAATTTGCAAG TTGGGTGCAAGCACAAATGAAGAACCACCCTGATGAACTTTGGGAAGATGGTGTCCGGGACTATCTAACCCATGCTTCAAACATCATG GAGAAGTTCAGTGATGTTGTCAACTGGCTCAAAGCAAATGCAGCAAAGGGAGGTAGCTTGTCTAGGTCGGAAGCTCAAGCTGTTGAAAATAAAGTGGTGTTTGAAAGCAATAATAGTGGGATGAAGTTATCTCACGAGAAAACCGGGTTTAATCCATCAGGCACCACTACAAACGTTGCAACATCATGGGGTTCTGGAGTATTCTCCAGTAGTCAAACCTCTGGGTTTCCTGCAGTGAGCACAACTTCATTGAGCTTCGGAGCATTTCCAAAGAATGAAGCCCCTGGATCTACTCCGGCAGGGACAAACACAACCTTTTCAAACACATTGAGCTCTAAAGTGTTTTCAAATAGTCAAACCACTGGATCTAATCCAGCAGGCACACccacaaccttttcaaatttgagTTCTGGAGTATTTTCAAACAGTCAGACCCCTGGATTTACTCCAGCTGGCACAACTGCAAACTTTGCAAATTCATGGAGCTCTGGAGTGTTTTCAAACATTCAAAAGCCTGTCTTGTTTGgtg GGAATCAAAGTTCGGTCACTGTTGCTCAAAGTTCAGTTCCCACAAACTGTGATGCTTCAGATGATGCAGATGGTG AAAATGAGTTGGAGCAGCCTAGCAGCCCATCTGTTAAAAAGTCAGAAGAGAAGGGCATAGTTGTAGTTCATGAAGTCAAGTGCAAGCTTTATGTGAAg TCAAGTGATCCAGCAGATAAAGATGCATGGAAAGATAAAGGCATGGGACAGCTTTCCATTAAATGCAAAGAGGGTGTTGACAAGGGTACTAAAGAATCCAAACCAACGATTATTGTGAGAAATGAG GTTGGGAGACTGCTGCTTAATGCATTGCTATATCCTGGCATCAAGACAAATTTGCAGAAGAACTCCATTGTTGCAATATTCCATACTTCG GGTGATAGTGATGGAAATAATGGTGGCAATAACAATAATGTTGTGGCACGTACCTTCTTAATTAAGACAAAAACAGCTGAGGATCGAAATAAACTGGCTACGGCCATTCAAGAATTTGCACCAGCATCTTGA